In Brevundimonas sp. SGAir0440, one DNA window encodes the following:
- a CDS encoding PAS domain-containing hybrid sensor histidine kinase/response regulator — protein sequence MFSLTILGLVAAYMAVLFAVAWSQERPSARARGKGLRPSVYALSLAIYCTSWTYYGAVGTAARDGWEYLPIYIGPVIGLTLLFPLWRRIAAAARRENVGSMADFVASRYGKSQTLGAAVTVVAILGSLPYIALQLKSLSMAGALLTAGTPVAGSEGLTVLVLAGVLAFFAILFGARRPDLTEHNRGLIQAIGLESMVKLGALLFVAVFALVLLLNEGSPPRIIEGLGALAAPPEVTPRFTAITLLSTLAVFCLPRQFHVAFVEGGQPSDVKRARWIFPLYLLLTSLAVLPLVAAGALFAPSVNPDLLVLALPFQRGETLLTAVVFVGGFSAATAMVIVEAVALSAMVSNSLILPFLARERWRVRGDASDMAGTILQVRRGAIVAVLLLAWLYYQATDQSRGLAAMGLVSFAAMAQLAPALFGAVLWRGGHAQGALAGMTVGMGVWIVMLAMPQLSPGAPWHLHVMMGIGDPLALGVFVSLALNLAAYVGVSRFAQPRLIDRVQARAFVDRLGPDWMEARPAPSGASVGDLRALVARFIGDERAERAFTAWGDETDTKLRDADPADAALARAAERMLAGAIGAASARRVIAAALAGVGRAPEDVVRMLDEASQAVQFNRDLLQTTLDNIDQGVIVVDEDLRVTAWNRRYVAMFDLPAGFVHVGLPIAVIYRLNAERGESPDDIEAWVERRLEALSRRIPHDHERQQPDGRVLRSSGAPIPGGGYATSYTDITALRQAARELEEANERLEARVADRTARLDEARRVAEDATASKTRFLAAASHDLLQPLHAARLFIAALKEEPALEDATSRTLAVNADRAIDSAHRLLTALLSLSKLEAGGVRTNVARLSLGGLFDELRREFAPVAEAKGLDLTVMSSRLWVASDRDLLRSMLQNLVANALRYTDAGRVLVGARRQGETVQLFVCDTGRGIPDTEHETVFGEFVRLPGAVDEPGAGLGLAIVRRLSSLLDHPLELSSRVGRGTTFRITVPRSAADRPAEAPPVRETRLPLAGLRVLCVDNEPVILDALNALLTRWGARPTLVASVEAAKAAIGPFDAAVVDLHLGDGPEGFAVIDWLRPQGVRRIALVTADTRDGLNEQATAAGAVLLPKPIKPAALKAFLSS from the coding sequence ATGTTCAGCCTGACGATCCTCGGCCTGGTCGCCGCCTATATGGCGGTGCTGTTCGCCGTCGCCTGGTCTCAGGAACGGCCGTCGGCGCGCGCGCGCGGCAAGGGCTTGAGGCCGTCGGTCTACGCCCTGTCCTTGGCCATCTACTGCACCTCATGGACCTACTATGGCGCGGTCGGCACGGCGGCGCGCGACGGGTGGGAGTATCTGCCCATCTACATCGGCCCGGTGATCGGCCTGACGCTGCTGTTCCCGCTGTGGCGCAGGATCGCGGCGGCGGCCCGGCGCGAGAACGTCGGCTCCATGGCCGACTTCGTCGCCTCGCGATATGGCAAAAGCCAGACCCTGGGCGCGGCCGTCACCGTCGTCGCCATCCTGGGGTCGCTGCCCTATATTGCGCTGCAACTGAAGTCGCTGTCGATGGCCGGCGCCCTTTTGACCGCCGGCACGCCGGTGGCGGGGTCCGAGGGTCTGACGGTTCTGGTGCTGGCGGGCGTTCTGGCCTTCTTCGCTATCCTGTTCGGCGCGCGCCGTCCCGACCTGACCGAGCACAATCGCGGCCTGATCCAAGCCATCGGGCTGGAATCGATGGTCAAGCTGGGCGCCCTGCTCTTCGTCGCCGTCTTCGCCCTGGTCCTGCTGCTGAACGAAGGCTCGCCCCCACGCATCATCGAGGGCCTGGGCGCCCTGGCCGCGCCGCCCGAGGTCACGCCGCGCTTCACCGCCATCACCCTGCTGTCGACCCTGGCCGTCTTCTGCCTGCCGCGTCAGTTCCACGTCGCCTTTGTGGAGGGCGGTCAGCCGTCGGACGTGAAACGGGCGCGGTGGATCTTTCCCCTCTATCTGTTGCTGACCAGTCTGGCGGTGCTGCCGCTGGTGGCGGCCGGCGCGCTGTTCGCGCCGTCGGTCAATCCGGACCTGCTGGTGCTGGCCCTGCCGTTCCAGCGCGGCGAGACCCTGCTGACGGCCGTGGTCTTCGTCGGCGGCTTCTCGGCCGCCACCGCCATGGTCATCGTCGAGGCCGTCGCCCTGTCGGCCATGGTGTCCAACAGCCTGATCCTGCCCTTCCTGGCGCGCGAGCGTTGGCGGGTGCGCGGCGACGCCTCGGACATGGCGGGGACCATTCTTCAGGTGCGGCGCGGAGCCATAGTAGCAGTCCTGCTGCTGGCCTGGCTCTATTATCAGGCGACGGACCAGTCGCGCGGCCTGGCGGCCATGGGACTGGTGTCCTTCGCGGCGATGGCCCAGCTGGCGCCGGCATTGTTCGGCGCGGTCCTGTGGCGCGGCGGTCATGCGCAGGGGGCGCTGGCGGGCATGACAGTCGGCATGGGCGTCTGGATCGTCATGCTGGCCATGCCCCAGCTGTCGCCCGGCGCGCCCTGGCACCTGCACGTCATGATGGGGATAGGCGACCCGCTGGCGCTCGGCGTCTTCGTCAGCCTGGCGCTGAACCTGGCGGCCTATGTCGGCGTGTCGCGGTTTGCTCAGCCGCGCCTGATCGACCGGGTTCAGGCCCGCGCCTTTGTCGATCGGCTGGGACCGGACTGGATGGAGGCCCGGCCCGCGCCGTCGGGCGCCTCGGTCGGCGATCTGCGCGCCCTGGTCGCCCGCTTCATCGGCGACGAACGGGCCGAGCGCGCCTTCACCGCCTGGGGCGATGAGACCGACACAAAGCTCCGCGACGCCGATCCGGCCGATGCGGCCCTAGCCCGCGCCGCCGAGCGGATGCTGGCGGGCGCCATCGGCGCGGCCTCGGCCAGGCGGGTTATCGCCGCGGCGCTGGCCGGCGTTGGACGCGCGCCCGAGGACGTGGTGCGGATGCTGGACGAGGCGTCCCAGGCCGTCCAGTTCAACCGCGACCTGCTGCAGACCACGCTCGACAACATCGACCAGGGCGTGATCGTGGTGGACGAGGATCTGCGCGTCACCGCCTGGAACCGGCGCTACGTCGCCATGTTCGACCTGCCGGCCGGCTTCGTCCACGTCGGCCTGCCCATCGCCGTCATCTATCGCCTGAACGCCGAGCGCGGCGAAAGCCCGGACGACATCGAGGCCTGGGTCGAGCGACGGCTGGAGGCGCTGAGCCGCCGCATTCCCCACGACCACGAACGCCAGCAGCCCGACGGCCGGGTGCTGCGCTCCTCAGGCGCGCCGATCCCGGGCGGCGGCTACGCGACCAGCTACACAGACATCACCGCCCTGCGCCAAGCCGCGCGGGAGCTGGAAGAGGCCAACGAACGGCTGGAGGCGCGCGTGGCGGACCGCACCGCCCGACTGGACGAGGCCCGGCGCGTGGCAGAGGACGCCACGGCCTCCAAGACCCGGTTCCTGGCAGCCGCCAGCCACGACCTGCTGCAACCGCTGCACGCCGCCCGCCTGTTCATCGCCGCCTTGAAGGAGGAGCCGGCGCTGGAAGACGCGACCAGCCGCACCCTGGCCGTCAACGCGGACCGCGCCATCGACAGCGCCCACCGTCTGCTGACCGCCCTGCTGAGCCTGTCCAAGCTGGAGGCCGGCGGGGTGCGGACCAATGTCGCGCGGCTGTCGCTGGGCGGCCTGTTCGACGAACTGCGCCGCGAGTTCGCGCCTGTGGCCGAGGCCAAGGGTCTGGATCTGACCGTGATGTCCAGCCGCCTGTGGGTCGCGTCCGACCGCGACCTGCTGCGCTCCATGCTGCAGAACCTGGTGGCCAACGCCCTCCGCTATACGGATGCCGGCCGGGTGTTGGTCGGGGCGCGTCGGCAGGGCGAGACGGTGCAGCTGTTCGTCTGCGACACCGGCCGCGGCATTCCCGATACCGAACACGAAACCGTCTTCGGCGAGTTCGTGCGTCTGCCCGGCGCGGTCGATGAACCGGGCGCGGGCCTGGGTCTGGCCATCGTGCGGCGCCTGTCCAGCCTGCTCGATCACCCGCTGGAGCTGAGTTCCCGTGTGGGACGCGGCACGACCTTCCGGATCACCGTGCCGCGCAGCGCGGCCGATCGGCCTGCCGAGGCCCCGCCGGTGCGCGAGACGCGCCTGCCGCTGGCGGGCCTGCGTGTGCTGTGCGTGGACAATGAGCCGGTGATCCTGGACGCGCTGAACGCCCTGCTCACCCGCTGGGGCGCACGGCCGACCTTGGTCGCCAGCGTCGAGGCGGCCAAGGCGGCGATCGGCCCGTTCGACGCCGCCGTGGTCGATCTGCATCTGGGCGATGGGCCCGAAGGGTTCGCCGTCATCGACTGGCTGAGGCCTCAGGGCGTGCGCCGCATCGCCCTGGTCACCGCCGACACCCGCGACGGGCTGAACGAACAGGCGACCGCGGCCGGCGCCGTCCTTCTGCCCAAGCCGATCAAGCCGGCGGCGCTGAAGGCCTTCCTGTCTAGTTAA
- a CDS encoding TraB/GumN family protein, with protein MTFTDRLLSSVSSLARGAVGVAGGLALFVAIAGVPADALAQTAAPAAPAPIQGDGPALWVVKDADSTLYLFGSVHVLRPTIGWSSPRVEAAFDSASDIWFEISNPDDQAAIMPLIQQRGLSPETPLSSRLTPQENAELAAAAQAMGASAAQLQPMKPWLAALSLSVAPLIKAGYDPKSGVELVLKARAEAAGKPIHGFETIDKQIGILAGLPDDVQLVFLRETLKDYENAATKLDEMVEAWARGDVATLNRVTITEMKDASPALYQAVLVDRNTDWANQIQTLLEGSGTAFIAVGAAHLTGDDSVQAILQKRGVTVEAAN; from the coding sequence ATGACCTTCACTGATCGCCTTCTGTCGTCCGTTTCCAGCCTGGCGCGCGGCGCCGTGGGCGTCGCCGGCGGCCTGGCGCTGTTCGTCGCCATCGCCGGCGTCCCCGCCGATGCCCTGGCCCAGACCGCCGCGCCCGCCGCCCCAGCGCCGATCCAGGGCGACGGCCCCGCCCTGTGGGTGGTCAAGGATGCGGATTCGACCCTGTATCTGTTCGGCTCTGTCCATGTGCTTCGCCCGACGATCGGCTGGTCCAGCCCCCGCGTCGAGGCCGCCTTCGACAGCGCCTCGGACATCTGGTTCGAGATCAGCAACCCCGACGACCAGGCCGCCATCATGCCGCTGATCCAGCAGCGCGGCCTGTCGCCCGAGACCCCCTTGTCCAGCCGCCTGACGCCGCAGGAAAACGCTGAACTGGCCGCGGCCGCCCAGGCCATGGGCGCCTCGGCCGCCCAGCTTCAACCGATGAAGCCCTGGCTGGCGGCGCTCAGCCTGTCGGTCGCGCCGCTGATCAAGGCCGGCTACGACCCCAAGTCCGGCGTCGAGCTGGTGCTGAAGGCGCGGGCTGAGGCGGCGGGCAAGCCGATCCACGGCTTCGAGACCATCGACAAGCAGATCGGCATCCTGGCCGGCCTGCCCGACGACGTGCAACTGGTCTTCCTGCGCGAGACGCTGAAGGACTACGAGAACGCCGCCACCAAACTGGATGAAATGGTCGAGGCCTGGGCGCGGGGCGACGTCGCCACGCTGAACCGCGTCACGATCACGGAAATGAAGGACGCCTCGCCGGCGCTGTATCAAGCCGTTCTGGTCGATCGGAACACCGACTGGGCCAACCAGATCCAGACCCTGCTTGAAGGCTCCGGCACCGCCTTCATCGCCGTCGGCGCCGCCCACCTGACCGGCGACGACAGCGTCCAGGCCATCCTGCAAAAGCGCGGCGTGACGGTCGAGGCGGCGAACTGA
- a CDS encoding response regulator transcription factor codes for MDRIVVADDHPLFRAALRSAVDKAAPGAEVVECASLAEARAAMVAGPVDLLLLDLKLSDSEGMAGLAVVRAEQPTVPVAVVSASEDAPVVRHALGLGAAGFIPKSSSLPQMVEAIAAILAGDSWAPDVPEADDDLAGRVASLTPSQLRILEGLKAGRLNKQIAFDLGVSEATIKAHLTSVFRKLGVHNRTQAVILAKSLDPA; via the coding sequence ATGGATCGCATCGTCGTCGCCGACGACCATCCCCTGTTTCGCGCCGCCCTGCGCTCGGCCGTCGACAAGGCGGCGCCGGGCGCGGAGGTGGTGGAATGCGCCAGCCTGGCCGAAGCCCGGGCCGCGATGGTCGCGGGGCCCGTCGATCTGTTGCTGCTGGATCTGAAGCTGTCGGACAGCGAGGGGATGGCGGGCCTCGCCGTCGTGCGGGCCGAACAGCCGACCGTGCCGGTGGCGGTGGTCTCGGCCAGCGAGGATGCGCCGGTGGTGCGCCACGCCCTGGGCCTGGGCGCCGCCGGCTTCATCCCCAAGTCTTCGTCCCTGCCGCAGATGGTCGAGGCGATTGCCGCCATTCTCGCCGGCGACAGCTGGGCGCCGGATGTGCCCGAGGCCGACGATGATCTGGCCGGCCGCGTGGCCAGCCTGACGCCGTCGCAGCTGCGGATTCTCGAAGGGCTGAAGGCCGGCCGGCTGAACAAGCAGATCGCCTTCGACCTCGGCGTCTCCGAAGCCACCATCAAGGCGCACCTGACCAGCGTGTTTCGAAAGTTGGGCGTTCACAACCGGACCCAGGCGGTGATCCTGGCCAAGTCGCTGGACCCGGCTTAA
- a CDS encoding DcaP family trimeric outer membrane transporter codes for MITKSLMAGAAAVALMATPSLASAQDQAALEARIAQLEAQLNALKSEVVAARTQQAAQQQDIIRLETRPAAPAPVQQAAAPAAPGEGFRIGDHTVKFGGFVKVDAYATRYSGGDPVNGDALREFHIPGSIPIGGADEDTATDFNARQTRFWLTTDGMVGGHKIGTRMEMDFQTLPGAGDQRTTSPANPALRRAFITIDNWLIGQEWTNFQNTAVLPESADFIGAAEGTVFARQVQVRYTRGPFSVSVENPETTVTPFGGGARIVADDNSIPDFTARYAVSKPWGDFQFAGLLRQLKYQNPATNIDSTATGWGLSASTKIKVGAKDDLRLMVTGGEGIGRYVGLNFSNDAVLNGSGDLDAIGVVAGFAAYRHVWAPGWRSSLIWSAQKVDNDLAFTGLAANRSAQSFHANLIWSPVTAFDVGAELMFADREIETGASGDMTRLILFAKYGF; via the coding sequence ATGATCACGAAAAGCCTGATGGCGGGAGCCGCCGCCGTTGCGCTGATGGCGACGCCCAGCCTGGCCTCGGCCCAGGACCAGGCCGCGCTCGAAGCGCGCATCGCTCAGCTCGAAGCCCAGTTGAACGCCCTGAAGTCCGAGGTCGTCGCCGCCCGAACCCAGCAGGCGGCGCAACAGCAGGACATCATCCGCCTGGAGACCCGCCCGGCCGCGCCCGCCCCGGTCCAGCAGGCCGCGGCGCCGGCGGCGCCCGGCGAAGGGTTCCGCATCGGCGACCACACGGTCAAGTTCGGCGGCTTCGTCAAGGTGGACGCCTACGCCACCCGCTATTCCGGCGGCGATCCGGTCAATGGCGACGCGCTGCGTGAATTCCACATTCCCGGCTCCATCCCCATCGGCGGCGCCGATGAGGATACGGCGACCGACTTCAACGCCCGCCAGACCCGGTTCTGGCTGACCACCGACGGCATGGTCGGCGGCCACAAGATCGGCACGCGGATGGAGATGGACTTCCAGACCCTACCCGGCGCCGGCGACCAGCGCACCACCAGCCCGGCCAACCCGGCCCTGCGTCGCGCCTTCATCACCATCGACAACTGGCTGATCGGCCAGGAGTGGACCAACTTCCAGAATACCGCCGTCCTGCCCGAATCCGCCGACTTCATCGGCGCGGCCGAAGGCACGGTCTTCGCCCGTCAGGTCCAGGTCCGCTACACGCGCGGTCCCTTCTCGGTCTCGGTCGAGAACCCCGAGACGACGGTGACCCCGTTCGGCGGCGGCGCGCGCATCGTCGCCGACGACAACAGCATCCCGGACTTCACCGCCCGCTATGCGGTGTCCAAGCCTTGGGGCGACTTCCAGTTCGCGGGCCTGCTGCGCCAGCTGAAATACCAGAACCCCGCGACGAACATCGATTCCACCGCGACGGGCTGGGGGCTGTCGGCCTCGACCAAGATCAAGGTCGGCGCCAAGGACGATCTGCGCCTGATGGTGACGGGCGGCGAGGGCATCGGCCGCTATGTCGGTCTGAACTTCTCCAATGACGCGGTGCTGAACGGCTCGGGCGATCTGGATGCGATCGGCGTGGTCGCCGGCTTCGCCGCCTATCGCCACGTCTGGGCGCCCGGCTGGCGTTCCAGCCTGATCTGGTCGGCGCAGAAGGTGGACAACGACCTGGCCTTCACGGGCCTGGCCGCCAACCGTTCGGCCCAGAGCTTCCACGCCAACTTGATCTGGTCGCCGGTTACGGCGTTTGATGTCGGGGCCGAGCTGATGTTCGCAGACCGCGAGATCGAAACCGGCGCCAGCGGCGACATGACCCGTCTGATCCTGTTCGCCAAATACGGATTCTGA
- a CDS encoding helix-turn-helix transcriptional regulator, whose product MNNRLKVLRAERDWSQAQLAEHLGVSRQTVNALETGRYDPSLPLAFKIARVFGQPIESIFSDDQS is encoded by the coding sequence ATGAACAATCGTCTTAAGGTCCTGCGGGCCGAGCGCGACTGGAGCCAGGCGCAACTGGCCGAACATCTGGGCGTGTCGCGCCAGACCGTGAACGCGCTGGAGACCGGCCGTTATGACCCCTCTCTGCCGCTGGCCTTCAAGATCGCCCGCGTTTTCGGTCAGCCCATCGAATCCATCTTCTCGGACGATCAGTCCTGA
- a CDS encoding bile acid:sodium symporter family protein translates to MPRFLSRLPIDGYLLALIGMVILAALFPASGQAAVVMDRVVKAAIALLFFLYGARMSPATIGAGLLHWRLQGTVFLSTFLLFPLLGLGLVFLMRGSLQPDLLTGMLYLCLLPSTVQSSIAFTSIAGGNVAGALTSASLSNLLGVVVTPLLVALLIGGANGGIHLQSILDIGLQILAPFAVGQLCRPLLKDWLTRHAKLTGLVDRGSILLIVYAAFSEGVVAGVWSQVAPLDLAKVIGLNIALLAIVLALTLFAGRALKFDRPDRIVILFCGSKKSMATGIPMAGILFAGHAVPLIVLPIMLFHQIQLFACTIIAQRYARENEARARSPVLP, encoded by the coding sequence ATGCCCCGTTTCCTGTCCCGCCTGCCGATCGACGGCTATCTGCTGGCCCTGATCGGCATGGTCATCCTGGCGGCCCTGTTTCCCGCCAGCGGACAGGCGGCGGTCGTCATGGACCGGGTGGTCAAGGCCGCCATCGCCCTGCTGTTCTTCCTGTACGGCGCGCGGATGTCGCCGGCGACCATCGGGGCGGGCCTTCTGCACTGGCGGCTTCAGGGGACGGTCTTCCTGTCGACCTTCCTGCTGTTTCCGCTGCTGGGGCTGGGCCTGGTCTTCCTGATGCGGGGATCGCTTCAGCCCGATCTGCTGACCGGTATGCTGTATCTATGCCTGCTGCCGTCCACGGTGCAGTCGTCCATCGCCTTCACCTCCATCGCCGGCGGCAATGTCGCGGGCGCCCTGACCAGCGCCAGCCTGTCGAACCTGCTGGGGGTGGTTGTGACGCCGTTGCTGGTCGCCCTGCTGATCGGCGGCGCCAATGGCGGCATCCATTTGCAGTCCATCCTCGACATCGGCCTGCAGATCCTGGCCCCCTTCGCCGTCGGCCAACTGTGCCGCCCCCTGCTGAAGGACTGGCTAACCCGCCACGCCAAACTGACCGGCCTCGTGGATCGCGGCTCCATCCTGCTGATCGTCTACGCCGCCTTCAGCGAAGGCGTCGTCGCCGGCGTTTGGTCCCAGGTCGCGCCGCTGGATCTGGCCAAGGTCATCGGCCTGAACATCGCCCTGCTGGCCATCGTGCTCGCCCTGACCCTTTTCGCCGGGCGCGCGCTGAAGTTCGACCGCCCCGACCGGATCGTCATCCTGTTCTGCGGCTCCAAGAAGAGCATGGCCACCGGCATCCCCATGGCCGGCATCCTGTTCGCCGGTCACGCCGTGCCGCTGATCGTCCTGCCGATCATGCTCTTCCACCAGATCCAGCTGTTCGCCTGCACGATCATCGCCCAGCGCTATGCGCGCGAGAATGAAGCGCGCGCCCGGAGTCCGGTCTTACCTTGA
- a CDS encoding DNA recombination protein RmuC, producing the protein MNMLVPILAVLAAAFAGGFLWAYMGWQRTSGALAAAEARIDLVEESRVTMGELLKAQAAQSAQVVADQMVSRATETFRAQDQLARERMAAQLKPVADTLTKFQEHVAALEKTRSEETGGLREQLAQLMTASSATRDEARKLTEALRGNTGRRGRWGEQTCRNVLEAAGMAGRFDFTEQTSSADDEGRQNRPDFIVRLPGGGMFVIDAKVPLAFDDGEGDEEARARSVGLRTAASLKTHVRQLSSKAYQDQFKPSPDFVVLFVPGDAFLVTALDHEPDLMTQAMASRVVIVTPSTLFALCKAVAYGWRAEEQAANADKVAALGRELYKRLSVMGGHASAVGRALDTAVGKYNQFVGSLESQVMVSARRFEDLQVDHEGKALPDLTPVETAPRAIARPELIAAAKVE; encoded by the coding sequence ATGAACATGCTCGTGCCGATCCTCGCTGTCCTGGCCGCCGCCTTCGCGGGCGGTTTTCTGTGGGCCTATATGGGCTGGCAAAGGACGAGCGGCGCGCTGGCCGCGGCCGAGGCCCGCATCGATCTGGTCGAGGAAAGCCGTGTGACCATGGGCGAACTGCTCAAAGCCCAGGCGGCGCAGTCGGCCCAGGTCGTGGCGGATCAGATGGTCAGTCGCGCGACCGAGACCTTCCGCGCCCAGGACCAGCTGGCGCGCGAGCGGATGGCCGCCCAGCTGAAACCCGTCGCCGACACCCTGACCAAGTTCCAGGAGCATGTCGCCGCGCTGGAGAAGACGCGGTCCGAAGAGACCGGGGGGCTGCGCGAGCAGCTGGCCCAGCTGATGACGGCCTCGTCCGCCACGCGCGACGAGGCGCGCAAGCTGACCGAAGCCCTGCGCGGCAATACGGGCCGTCGGGGCCGATGGGGCGAGCAGACCTGCCGCAATGTGCTGGAGGCCGCCGGCATGGCGGGGCGGTTCGACTTCACCGAACAGACCTCCAGCGCCGACGACGAGGGTCGCCAGAACCGGCCCGACTTCATCGTCCGCCTGCCCGGCGGCGGCATGTTCGTGATCGACGCCAAGGTCCCGCTGGCCTTCGACGACGGAGAGGGCGACGAAGAGGCGCGCGCCCGCTCGGTCGGCCTGCGCACCGCCGCCAGCCTGAAGACCCATGTGCGCCAGCTGTCGTCCAAGGCCTATCAGGACCAGTTCAAGCCCAGCCCGGATTTCGTCGTCCTGTTCGTGCCCGGCGACGCCTTCCTGGTCACGGCTCTGGACCATGAGCCGGACCTGATGACCCAGGCCATGGCCTCGCGCGTCGTCATCGTCACCCCTTCGACCCTGTTCGCCCTGTGCAAGGCCGTTGCCTATGGCTGGCGCGCGGAAGAGCAGGCGGCCAACGCAGACAAGGTCGCCGCCCTAGGCCGCGAACTCTACAAGCGGCTGTCGGTCATGGGGGGGCATGCCTCAGCCGTCGGGCGGGCTCTGGATACGGCGGTTGGCAAGTACAATCAGTTCGTCGGCTCGCTCGAGAGCCAGGTCATGGTCTCCGCGCGCCGGTTCGAGGATCTGCAGGTCGATCACGAGGGCAAGGCCTTGCCGGATCTGACGCCGGTCGAAACCGCGCCCCGCGCCATCGCCCGCCCCGAACTGATCGCCGCCGCCAAGGTCGAGTAG
- the acs gene encoding acetate--CoA ligase — protein MPETSRVPDPALYPVPADWAEKAHMDREAYEAARIAARETPDVFWAEQARRLDWITPPTRIKDVSFNKEDFRIRWFEDGVLNVSAECIDRHLPHRKDETAIIWEGDDPADSRHITFGELHAEVCRMANVLKAHGAKKGDRITLYLPMIPEAAYAMLACARIGAVHSVVFGGFSPDSLCGRIEDCGSNLVITADEGLRGGKHIPLKANVDEALTKVKVDTVLVIRRTGADVPMTEGRDFDYGQEAAKVDADCPPEPMNAEDPLFILYTSGSTGKPKGVLHTTGGYLFWAAWTHEIVFDYRPGEVFWCTADVGWVTGHSYMVYGPLANAATTLMFEGVPNYPDAGRFWQVVDKHKVEIFYTAPTALRALMREGDGPVKASSRASLRLLGTVGEPINPEAWRWYHEVVGDGRCPIVDTWWQTETGGHLITPLPGATDLKPGSATLPLPGVELQIVDAEGQPLEGAVSGNLCITDSWPGQMRTVYGDDQRFFDTYFSTYPGRYFTGDGCRRDEDGYYWITGRVDDVINVSGHRMGTAEVESALVLHDDVAEAAVVGYPHDIKGQGIYAYVTLNNGVEATEDLRKALVAHVRHEIGPIAAPDVIQWAPGLPKTRSGKIMRRILRKIAENEIGALGDTSTLADPSVVDDLVKNRAGA, from the coding sequence ATGCCGGAGACGTCTCGCGTGCCTGATCCCGCCCTCTATCCCGTTCCCGCCGACTGGGCCGAAAAGGCCCACATGGACCGGGAGGCGTATGAGGCGGCGCGGATCGCCGCGCGCGAGACGCCCGACGTCTTCTGGGCCGAACAGGCCAGACGTCTGGACTGGATCACCCCGCCGACCCGGATCAAGGACGTCTCCTTCAACAAGGAAGATTTCCGCATCCGCTGGTTCGAGGACGGCGTCCTGAACGTCTCGGCTGAGTGCATCGACCGTCACCTGCCCCACCGCAAGGACGAGACGGCGATCATCTGGGAAGGCGACGATCCCGCCGACAGCCGCCACATCACCTTCGGCGAACTGCACGCCGAGGTGTGCCGTATGGCCAATGTGCTGAAGGCGCATGGGGCCAAAAAGGGCGACCGGATCACCCTGTATCTGCCCATGATCCCCGAGGCCGCCTACGCCATGCTGGCCTGCGCGCGGATTGGCGCGGTGCATTCGGTCGTCTTCGGCGGCTTCTCGCCCGACAGCCTGTGCGGCCGGATCGAGGACTGCGGCTCAAACCTGGTCATCACCGCCGACGAGGGCCTGCGCGGCGGCAAGCACATTCCGCTGAAGGCCAATGTCGACGAGGCCCTGACGAAGGTGAAGGTCGACACCGTCCTGGTCATCCGCCGCACCGGCGCCGACGTGCCGATGACCGAGGGCCGCGACTTCGACTATGGGCAGGAGGCCGCCAAGGTCGATGCCGACTGCCCGCCCGAGCCGATGAACGCCGAGGATCCGCTGTTCATCCTCTACACCTCCGGCTCGACGGGTAAGCCCAAGGGCGTGCTGCACACCACGGGCGGCTATCTGTTCTGGGCCGCCTGGACGCACGAGATCGTCTTCGACTATCGCCCCGGCGAGGTTTTCTGGTGCACCGCCGACGTGGGCTGGGTCACGGGCCACTCGTACATGGTCTATGGCCCCCTCGCGAATGCGGCGACGACCCTGATGTTCGAGGGCGTGCCCAACTATCCCGACGCCGGACGTTTCTGGCAGGTGGTGGACAAGCACAAGGTCGAGATCTTCTACACCGCCCCCACGGCCCTGCGCGCCCTCATGCGCGAGGGCGACGGCCCGGTGAAGGCCTCTTCGCGCGCCTCGCTGCGTCTGCTCGGCACGGTGGGAGAGCCAATCAATCCCGAGGCCTGGCGCTGGTATCACGAGGTGGTCGGCGACGGCCGTTGCCCCATCGTGGACACCTGGTGGCAGACCGAGACGGGCGGTCATCTGATCACCCCCCTGCCCGGCGCCACCGACCTGAAGCCCGGATCGGCGACCCTGCCCCTGCCCGGCGTCGAGCTTCAGATCGTGGACGCCGAGGGTCAGCCGCTGGAGGGCGCCGTCTCCGGCAATCTGTGCATCACCGACAGCTGGCCGGGCCAGATGCGCACCGTCTATGGCGACGATCAACGCTTCTTCGACACCTATTTCTCGACCTATCCGGGCCGCTACTTCACCGGCGACGGCTGCCGCCGGGACGAGGACGGCTACTACTGGATCACCGGCCGGGTGGACGACGTTATCAATGTGTCCGGCCACCGGATGGGCACGGCCGAGGTCGAGAGCGCGCTCGTTCTGCACGACGATGTCGCCGAGGCGGCGGTCGTCGGCTATCCCCACGACATCAAGGGCCAGGGCATCTACGCCTATGTCACCCTGAACAACGGGGTCGAGGCGACCGAGGATCTGAGAAAGGCGCTGGTCGCCCACGTTCGACACGAGATCGGCCCCATCGCGGCCCCCGACGTGATCCAGTGGGCGCCGGGTCTGCCCAAGACGCGCTCGGGCAAGATCATGCGCCGCATCCTGCGCAAGATCGCCGAGAACGAGATCGGCGCGCTGGGCGACACCTCGACCCTGGCGGACCCGTCGGTCGTGGACGATCTGGTCAAGAACCGCGCCGGGGCCTGA